From the Desulfovibrio sp. JY genome, one window contains:
- a CDS encoding tetratricopeptide repeat protein translates to MSLTLPAGLRRLFLAALLVALWAGPAQALSVSTITRPDTDSLILQFSRPGAYPTIARTGPAEITLTFPPGILAKEDKPEAVDFKSSRLIEAMRESGDTLVVRLKTDAFGFVGWPQGEQELKLQVYRDPAGANWTPASKAQQGPDTTMPPRAAAAPAASSLKLPVTPPNNKPGPLHLPPLPATLADNKGPGPARPGGPLPAPERAGKKPDAPKEPFYAVPYSMRATAMHVSADKSPTLRPAGMEAPTLADARAPSALPPSTPSRTPGGSGAGEYRVKLPPIPPAVAAAGEARGAVAPPGPTPSAPNKTAAAPPPDAAHGGASHGDVAKAEAPAGKPHGAEGETPPPMEEDHDANSLVAAQAEKLAGNYEAARNMLTSLKNAPGLKPDLYEETLQTLAGLYVDMYKDDPAAHYDEIQGALLEAMNANTNSYRVPQDLLQLGMLNLRVGNLPEAKGYFNVLTRKYPTDANVPLINFYWGEYYFDRGEYKKAAKEYQQLIEKYPESKYVREGAMGLAKTLVRLEQYKEAAQIADYINKRWPRYYVEFPPILRIDGDIAYKNGDFKKAREDYLTFYNMTPKAKDTDLVLARLGDIYAKLGNRPAAVDFYNMAIKDYPNQEGGLIAKMRLAEQGVHDQPTVSEMFSLFDKPQQESPETIYEGIIRDHPNSPLAPLAQIKLAMWHLYRQNYPESLKAAARFLERYPQNELASKAEEVAVTAFEKMAGDLIDHKDYPRLVAAYKDNPVLAANRGLLSDKTRLGLALAYLRTGDERSALAEALPYIGPRENDNGNMALALSMNVYRKEKAWRDIVELARKVKDWKFGPTRRRELEYNVAEALENLGDSRRARELWRRLAGDELLETEKRCYAMYFMAKAAMADKDLENAELYAGEAAFMFKETGQDPDKRKASLNILVESTRGLGQYGKALKWAGEYASLCKEGDDDWASNRLRIAAIQRAMGDVDGWRKTLTAMRDAAPDSLYGRMAASDLATSGLQQSLNALTQKP, encoded by the coding sequence GTGAGCCTTACCCTGCCTGCCGGTCTCCGGCGTCTTTTCCTCGCGGCCTTGCTGGTCGCACTCTGGGCCGGCCCGGCCCAGGCCTTGTCCGTTTCCACCATTACGCGTCCCGACACCGACTCGCTGATTCTCCAGTTTTCCAGGCCCGGGGCCTATCCGACCATCGCCCGGACCGGCCCGGCCGAAATCACCCTGACCTTTCCGCCCGGCATTCTGGCCAAGGAGGACAAGCCCGAGGCCGTCGATTTCAAGTCCTCGCGCCTGATCGAGGCGATGCGCGAAAGCGGCGACACGCTGGTGGTGCGCCTGAAAACCGACGCTTTCGGCTTCGTGGGCTGGCCCCAGGGTGAGCAGGAACTCAAGCTGCAGGTCTACCGCGATCCGGCAGGGGCCAACTGGACGCCCGCGTCAAAGGCGCAGCAGGGGCCGGATACCACCATGCCGCCCCGCGCCGCCGCTGCGCCGGCCGCTTCGTCCCTGAAGCTGCCCGTCACGCCGCCGAACAACAAGCCCGGCCCGTTGCATCTGCCGCCGCTGCCGGCCACCCTGGCGGACAACAAAGGCCCTGGGCCGGCCCGCCCCGGCGGTCCGCTGCCGGCACCTGAGCGCGCCGGCAAGAAGCCCGATGCGCCCAAGGAGCCGTTTTACGCCGTGCCCTATTCGATGCGGGCCACGGCCATGCATGTTTCCGCCGACAAATCCCCGACGCTGCGTCCGGCCGGCATGGAAGCCCCGACCCTGGCCGACGCGCGCGCCCCCTCGGCCCTGCCGCCGTCGACGCCGTCCCGGACGCCGGGCGGCAGCGGGGCGGGGGAATACCGCGTCAAATTGCCGCCGATTCCGCCGGCCGTGGCCGCCGCCGGCGAGGCGCGCGGGGCCGTGGCGCCGCCCGGTCCGACGCCGTCCGCCCCGAACAAGACCGCTGCCGCGCCACCGCCCGATGCGGCGCATGGCGGCGCGTCCCATGGCGACGTGGCCAAGGCCGAAGCGCCTGCGGGCAAGCCGCACGGGGCCGAAGGCGAAACGCCGCCTCCCATGGAGGAGGACCACGACGCCAACAGCCTCGTCGCCGCCCAGGCCGAGAAACTGGCCGGCAACTACGAAGCGGCCAGGAACATGCTGACGAGCCTCAAGAATGCGCCCGGCCTCAAGCCCGATCTGTACGAAGAAACGCTGCAAACCCTGGCCGGCCTCTACGTCGATATGTACAAGGACGACCCGGCCGCCCATTACGACGAAATCCAGGGCGCGCTGCTCGAGGCCATGAATGCCAACACCAACTCCTACCGGGTACCGCAGGATCTGCTCCAGCTCGGCATGCTGAATCTGCGGGTGGGCAACCTGCCCGAGGCCAAGGGCTATTTCAATGTCCTGACCCGCAAGTATCCGACGGACGCCAACGTGCCGCTGATCAACTTCTATTGGGGCGAGTATTATTTCGATCGCGGCGAGTACAAGAAGGCGGCCAAGGAGTACCAGCAGCTCATCGAGAAGTATCCGGAGAGCAAATACGTGCGCGAGGGGGCCATGGGCCTGGCCAAGACCCTGGTGCGGCTGGAACAGTACAAGGAAGCGGCCCAGATCGCCGACTACATCAACAAGCGCTGGCCCCGGTATTATGTGGAGTTCCCGCCCATCTTGCGCATAGACGGCGACATTGCCTATAAAAACGGCGATTTCAAGAAGGCGCGCGAGGACTATCTGACCTTTTACAATATGACCCCCAAGGCCAAGGACACCGATCTTGTCCTGGCCCGGCTCGGCGACATCTACGCCAAGCTCGGCAACCGTCCGGCGGCGGTGGATTTCTACAACATGGCCATCAAGGACTATCCCAACCAGGAAGGCGGGCTTATTGCCAAGATGCGCCTGGCCGAGCAGGGGGTGCACGACCAGCCCACCGTCTCCGAGATGTTCTCGCTTTTCGACAAGCCCCAGCAGGAGAGCCCCGAGACCATCTACGAGGGGATCATCCGCGACCATCCCAACAGCCCGCTGGCTCCCCTGGCCCAGATCAAGCTGGCCATGTGGCATCTGTATCGCCAGAACTATCCCGAGAGCCTCAAGGCGGCGGCCCGGTTCCTGGAGCGTTATCCCCAAAACGAGCTGGCCTCCAAGGCCGAGGAAGTGGCGGTCACGGCCTTCGAAAAGATGGCCGGCGACCTGATCGACCACAAGGACTATCCCCGGCTGGTGGCGGCCTACAAGGACAACCCCGTCCTGGCCGCCAACAGGGGCCTTTTATCCGACAAGACCCGGCTCGGGCTGGCGCTGGCCTATCTGCGCACGGGCGACGAGCGTTCCGCCCTGGCCGAGGCGCTGCCCTATATCGGGCCCAGGGAAAACGACAACGGCAACATGGCCTTGGCCCTTTCCATGAACGTGTACCGCAAGGAAAAGGCCTGGCGGGACATCGTCGAGCTGGCCAGGAAGGTCAAGGACTGGAAGTTCGGTCCGACGCGGCGGCGGGAACTCGAATACAACGTGGCCGAGGCCCTGGAAAACCTGGGCGATTCCAGGCGCGCCCGGGAACTGTGGCGACGGCTGGCCGGGGACGAGCTGCTGGAGACGGAAAAGCGCTGTTATGCCATGTATTTCATGGCCAAGGCGGCCATGGCCGACAAGGATCTGGAAAATGCCGAACTGTATGCCGGGGAGGCCGCCTTCATGTTCAAGGAGACGGGGCAGGACCCGGACAAGCGCAAGGCCTCGCTCAACATCCTGGTCGAATCGACCCGGGGGCTCGGCCAGTACGGCAAGGCGCTCAAGTGGGCCGGGGAATACGCTTCGCTGTGCAAGGAAGGCGACGACGACTGGGCCAGCAACCGGCTGCGCATCGCCGCCATCCAGCGGGCCATGGGCGATGTGGACGGCTGGCGCAAGACGCTGACCGCCATGCGCGATGCCGCCCCGGATTCCCTCTACGGCCGCATGGCCGCTTCCGATCTGGCCACAAGCGGCCTACAGCAAAGCCTCAACGCCCTCACCCAGAAGCCGTAA
- the amrB gene encoding AmmeMemoRadiSam system protein B, which translates to MSVASSSSVSSMIRQPVVAGRFYPGDPAGLRREVAGYLGQAAPRSEKPTLLAMVPHAGYVFSGSVAGRTLGAARLADTILLLGPNHTGRGARLAVWPEGAWLVPGCEVPVDAGLAGQLLAAEPRLTPDVAAHLGEHSLEVELPFLCAVNPGARIVPVCVAEPDPAVLREVAGSIVAVLGALERPVSIVVSSDMSHYISHNAAKKRDSMALSRVLALDPEGLCQVVRREGITMCGVMPMALGLFVALGLGAREATLAAYATSGEVTGDMEQVVGYAGVLVS; encoded by the coding sequence ATGTCCGTTGCGTCGTCCTCTTCCGTTTCGTCCATGATCCGCCAGCCCGTCGTGGCCGGCCGTTTCTATCCTGGCGATCCGGCCGGGTTGCGCCGCGAGGTGGCCGGCTATCTGGGGCAAGCCGCTCCCCGGTCCGAAAAGCCGACCCTCCTGGCCATGGTGCCCCACGCCGGCTACGTCTTCAGCGGTTCCGTGGCCGGGCGCACCCTCGGCGCGGCCAGGCTTGCCGACACGATCCTGCTCCTTGGCCCCAACCATACCGGGCGCGGCGCGCGGCTTGCCGTCTGGCCCGAGGGGGCGTGGCTGGTCCCGGGCTGCGAAGTGCCGGTGGACGCCGGGCTGGCCGGCCAACTGCTCGCCGCCGAGCCGCGTCTGACGCCCGATGTCGCCGCCCATCTGGGCGAGCATTCCCTGGAAGTGGAGCTGCCGTTCTTGTGCGCGGTCAACCCCGGGGCGCGCATCGTGCCGGTGTGCGTGGCCGAGCCCGACCCCGCCGTGCTGCGCGAGGTGGCCGGGTCCATCGTTGCGGTCCTTGGCGCGCTGGAGCGGCCGGTTTCCATCGTGGTCAGCTCGGACATGAGCCACTATATTTCCCATAACGCTGCCAAAAAGCGCGATTCCATGGCGCTCTCCCGCGTCCTGGCCCTCGATCCCGAGGGACTTTGCCAGGTGGTGCGCCGTGAAGGCATCACCATGTGCGGCGTGATGCCCATGGCCCTGGGCCTTTTCGTGGCCCTGGGGCTTGGCGCGCGGGAGGCGACCCTTGCCGCCTATGCCACGTCCGGGGAGGTGACGGGCGACATGGAGCAGGTTGTGGGCTATGCCGGAGTACTTGTTTCCTGA
- the pnp gene encoding polyribonucleotide nucleotidyltransferase, with the protein MTSPFSPIRLEANIGGNAIILETGRLANQADGAIWVQSGGTVVLVTACTQVLPEEKGFFPLTVDYQEMSYAAGRIPGSYFRREIGRPSEREVLVCRLIDRPCRPLFPKGFRDEVQIIATVLSADGVVEPDVLALTAASAALHISKIPFEGPIAGGRVGFVDGQFVFNPTVQQMAGESTLNLTFAASRDAVVMVEGGGKFVSEDMLADALEWGHKSVLPLIDLQEELREKAGKPKIAFVPPAPIAELEKLVHETAEAGLREAFSIKDKMPRRDARKAVKQTVIEAVLAAFPDEPTYKAKAGDILADMEKKLLRKLIKETGIRLDGRDTKTVRPIAIEVGVLPRTHGSTIFARGETKSLCVATLGSTGDEQKIETLNGETYKRFMLHYNFPPYCVGEVKPMRGPSRREIGHGALAERSILPVLPGPDEFPFTMRVVSQVMESNGSSSMASVCGASLALMDAGVPVKEPVAGIAMGLIKEGDDFLILTDILGDEDAMGDMDFKVAGTANGVTGIQMDIKITGIPQAVMRQALSQAKDARLHILGRMAEELAAPRPELSPLAPQLAVVNINPEKIREVIGPGGKNIKAITADTGASIDIEDSGKISIFAPTLESLEKAKARVAYYDQHAEVGANYKGIVRKVIDCGAIIEILPGLEGLCHVSQLDVERVASPADVVKLGQEIEVKVLDQEPSGRIRLSRKAVLNEERGIPYDPADYAKTSGPRRPGGDRRGGFDRDRGGRDRGHRDRD; encoded by the coding sequence ATGACATCCCCATTTTCTCCCATCCGACTCGAAGCGAACATCGGCGGCAACGCCATCATTCTGGAAACCGGACGCCTGGCCAACCAGGCCGACGGCGCCATCTGGGTCCAGTCCGGCGGCACGGTGGTCCTGGTCACGGCCTGCACCCAGGTCCTGCCCGAGGAAAAAGGCTTTTTCCCGCTCACCGTCGACTACCAGGAAATGTCCTACGCCGCCGGCCGCATCCCCGGCTCGTACTTCCGCCGCGAGATCGGCCGTCCCTCCGAGCGCGAGGTGCTGGTGTGCCGGCTGATCGACCGCCCCTGCCGGCCGCTTTTCCCCAAGGGCTTCCGTGACGAGGTCCAGATCATCGCCACGGTGCTCTCCGCCGACGGCGTGGTCGAGCCCGACGTGCTGGCCCTGACCGCCGCCTCGGCCGCCCTGCACATCTCCAAGATCCCCTTCGAAGGCCCCATCGCCGGCGGCCGGGTGGGCTTCGTGGATGGCCAGTTCGTCTTCAACCCCACCGTCCAGCAGATGGCCGGCGAGAGCACGCTCAACCTGACCTTCGCCGCCTCGCGCGACGCGGTGGTCATGGTCGAAGGCGGCGGCAAGTTCGTCTCCGAGGACATGCTGGCCGATGCCCTGGAGTGGGGGCACAAAAGCGTGCTGCCCTTAATCGACCTCCAGGAGGAGCTGCGCGAGAAAGCCGGCAAGCCGAAGATCGCCTTCGTCCCGCCAGCCCCCATCGCGGAACTGGAAAAGCTCGTCCACGAGACGGCCGAGGCCGGACTCAGGGAAGCCTTCTCCATCAAGGACAAGATGCCCCGGCGCGATGCCAGAAAGGCCGTCAAGCAGACCGTCATCGAGGCCGTGCTGGCCGCCTTCCCGGACGAGCCGACCTACAAGGCCAAGGCCGGCGATATCCTCGCGGACATGGAGAAGAAGCTCCTGCGCAAGCTTATCAAGGAAACCGGCATCCGCCTCGACGGCCGCGACACCAAGACCGTGCGCCCCATCGCCATCGAAGTGGGCGTTTTGCCCCGCACCCACGGCTCGACCATCTTCGCCCGTGGCGAGACCAAGTCCCTGTGCGTGGCCACTCTCGGCTCCACCGGCGACGAGCAGAAAATCGAGACGTTAAACGGCGAGACCTACAAGCGTTTCATGCTCCACTATAACTTCCCGCCCTATTGCGTGGGCGAGGTCAAGCCCATGCGCGGCCCGTCGCGCCGTGAAATCGGCCACGGGGCCCTGGCCGAGCGCTCCATCCTGCCCGTGCTGCCCGGTCCGGACGAATTTCCCTTCACCATGCGCGTGGTGTCCCAGGTGATGGAGTCCAACGGTTCCTCGTCCATGGCTTCGGTGTGCGGCGCGTCGCTGGCGCTCATGGACGCCGGCGTTCCGGTCAAGGAGCCCGTGGCCGGCATCGCCATGGGCCTCATCAAGGAAGGCGACGACTTCCTCATCTTGACCGATATCCTCGGCGACGAGGACGCCATGGGCGACATGGACTTCAAGGTTGCCGGCACGGCCAACGGCGTCACCGGCATCCAGATGGACATCAAGATCACCGGCATTCCCCAGGCCGTCATGCGCCAAGCGCTGTCCCAGGCCAAGGACGCCCGGCTGCACATCCTCGGCCGCATGGCCGAGGAACTGGCCGCGCCGCGTCCGGAGTTGTCGCCCCTGGCGCCGCAACTGGCCGTGGTCAACATCAATCCGGAAAAAATCCGTGAAGTGATCGGACCCGGCGGCAAGAACATCAAGGCCATCACGGCCGATACCGGCGCTTCCATCGACATCGAGGATTCGGGCAAGATCTCCATCTTCGCCCCCACCCTGGAGTCCCTGGAAAAGGCCAAGGCGCGCGTCGCGTACTACGACCAGCACGCCGAGGTCGGCGCCAACTACAAGGGCATCGTCCGCAAGGTCATCGACTGCGGCGCCATCATCGAGATCCTGCCCGGCCTCGAGGGCCTGTGCCACGTGTCCCAGCTCGACGTCGAGCGGGTGGCCAGCCCGGCCGACGTGGTCAAGCTCGGCCAGGAGATCGAGGTCAAGGTCCTGGACCAGGAGCCTTCGGGCCGCATCCGCCTGTCGCGCAAGGCGGTTCTCAACGAAGAACGCGGCATCCCCTACGATCCGGCCGATTATGCCAAGACCAGCGGTCCGCGTCGTCCCGGCGGCGACCGTCGCGGCGGGTTCGACCGCGACCGCGGCGGCCGTGACCGCGGCCATCGCGACCGCGACTAG
- the rpsO gene encoding 30S ribosomal protein S15 produces MVMTAEDKASVITEHKKHEGDTGSPEVQVALLTARITYLTDHFKAHPKDYHSRTGLLKMVGQRRKLLNYLKKKDIQRYRDLIAKLGLRK; encoded by the coding sequence GTGGTTATGACCGCCGAAGACAAGGCAAGCGTCATCACGGAGCACAAGAAGCACGAAGGCGACACCGGATCTCCCGAGGTCCAGGTCGCCCTGCTGACGGCGCGCATCACCTACCTGACCGACCATTTCAAGGCCCATCCCAAGGATTACCATTCCCGGACGGGTTTGCTCAAAATGGTCGGCCAGCGCCGGAAACTCTTAAACTATTTGAAGAAAAAGGACATCCAGCGCTACCGCGACCTGATCGCTAAGCTTGGATTGCGCAAGTAG
- the truB gene encoding tRNA pseudouridine(55) synthase TruB, which yields MTPRNALPQLHGVLVLDKPSGPTSTACLTAIKRLGQKKIGHAGTLDPLAAGVLVVLLGEATKLASYVMEGEKTYLGQLRLGLSTDTYDIQGAVTAEAAWDHIAPAELAEAIAAWTQEESQEVPPYSAAKHQGKPLYALARQGLAAPVKHKKISVFDAQAVAIDLPSATFRVRVSAGVYIRSLVHSLGKRLGCGAALTALTREASRPFDLTQAHGLDDILAAPETLPERIIPIGQALPHWATIALPADTAALVRQGVRVRAGASVAPGGCALLTDDAGQPLALAKVEETEGTRRWAILRGLFGDPQPARRGGQTVPERTTTPNHGG from the coding sequence TTGACGCCTAGGAACGCTCTGCCCCAACTGCACGGGGTGCTGGTGCTCGACAAGCCGTCGGGCCCGACCTCCACCGCCTGCCTGACGGCCATCAAACGCCTGGGACAAAAGAAGATCGGCCATGCCGGGACTCTCGATCCCCTGGCCGCCGGCGTGTTGGTGGTGCTTTTGGGCGAGGCGACCAAACTCGCCTCCTACGTCATGGAGGGCGAGAAGACCTATCTGGGGCAATTGCGCCTGGGGCTTTCCACGGACACCTACGACATCCAGGGCGCGGTGACCGCCGAAGCGGCCTGGGATCATATCGCCCCGGCCGAACTGGCCGAGGCCATCGCCGCCTGGACGCAGGAAGAAAGCCAGGAGGTGCCGCCCTACTCGGCGGCCAAGCACCAGGGGAAGCCGCTTTACGCCCTGGCCCGCCAGGGTCTGGCCGCCCCTGTCAAACACAAGAAAATTTCCGTTTTCGACGCGCAGGCCGTTGCCATCGACCTGCCGTCGGCGACATTTCGGGTCCGGGTTTCCGCTGGCGTCTATATACGCTCCCTGGTCCACAGCCTGGGGAAGCGACTTGGCTGCGGCGCCGCACTTACCGCCCTGACCCGGGAAGCCAGCCGTCCCTTCGACCTGACGCAGGCGCATGGCCTGGATGACATCCTGGCCGCCCCGGAAACCCTGCCTGAACGGATCATTCCCATCGGGCAGGCGCTTCCCCACTGGGCCACCATTGCCCTGCCCGCCGATACGGCCGCCCTGGTACGCCAGGGCGTGCGTGTGCGGGCCGGGGCCTCGGTTGCTCCCGGCGGATGCGCCCTGCTGACCGACGACGCCGGACAGCCACTGGCGTTGGCCAAAGTCGAAGAAACGGAAGGCACGCGAAGGTGGGCCATTTTGCGCGGTCTTTTCGGCGACCCGCAGCCGGCCCGGCGCGGCGGACAAACCGTCCCCGAGCGAACAACCACCCCCAACCATGGAGGATAA
- a CDS encoding bifunctional oligoribonuclease/PAP phosphatase NrnA: MPDPRREIARRIREGHTFVVAAHAAPDGDALGSTAAMGFVLEALGKSFALVNDSPVPPQYGWLELPAPLLDVPPADDYDLAVVLDCGDGPRLGRLETVLDPARMIVIDHHLGNPGFGLINWVDPVRCATGEMVALLAKDLGVPLSGPLAEALYTALATDTGFFSFSGTSAVCMEIVAELIRNGLDVGAIGARIKNQWTMNRIRLWSEVLGELCLADHGQVGLIRISQEMFRRTGTGPEDCEGLINNALRVRGVRAAILARELPEGGVKFSLRSVGAVDIQAVAASFGGGGHKNAAGGRLAYPLEESADILVAAVSKAVAGAKEYSIDA, translated from the coding sequence ATGCCCGACCCGAGGCGTGAAATCGCCCGTCGGATCCGCGAAGGCCACACCTTCGTGGTCGCCGCCCATGCCGCCCCGGACGGCGACGCGTTGGGATCGACCGCCGCCATGGGATTCGTTCTGGAAGCGCTCGGCAAGTCGTTCGCCCTGGTAAACGATTCCCCCGTGCCGCCCCAGTACGGCTGGCTGGAACTGCCGGCCCCCCTGCTCGACGTCCCGCCGGCCGACGACTACGATCTGGCCGTGGTCCTCGACTGCGGCGACGGCCCCCGGCTGGGCCGCCTGGAAACCGTGCTCGATCCGGCCCGCATGATCGTCATCGACCACCACCTCGGCAATCCCGGCTTCGGCCTGATCAACTGGGTCGATCCGGTCCGTTGCGCCACGGGCGAGATGGTGGCCTTGCTCGCCAAGGACCTGGGCGTGCCGCTCTCCGGCCCCCTGGCCGAGGCCCTCTACACCGCCCTGGCCACGGACACGGGCTTTTTCAGCTTCAGCGGCACCTCGGCCGTGTGCATGGAGATCGTGGCCGAACTGATCCGGAACGGCCTCGACGTCGGGGCCATTGGCGCGCGCATCAAAAACCAGTGGACCATGAACCGGATACGGCTGTGGTCCGAGGTGCTGGGCGAGCTTTGCCTGGCCGACCATGGACAGGTGGGGCTTATCAGGATATCCCAGGAAATGTTCCGCCGCACGGGCACAGGGCCCGAGGACTGCGAGGGGCTGATCAACAACGCGCTCCGGGTTCGGGGCGTACGCGCCGCCATCCTGGCGCGTGAGCTGCCCGAGGGCGGCGTAAAATTTTCCCTGCGTTCGGTCGGCGCCGTCGACATCCAGGCCGTTGCCGCCTCGTTTGGCGGCGGCGGGCACAAAAACGCCGCTGGCGGCAGACTCGCCTATCCCCTGGAAGAATCCGCCGATATCCTCGTTGCGGCCGTGTCCAAGGCCGTTGCCGGGGCAAAGGAATATTCGATTGACGCCTAG
- the rbfA gene encoding 30S ribosome-binding factor RbfA, with translation MKAKPTRRSARLADQIAREMATALVEDVQDPRLMLVTISGVALNADLSIARVYYTLSGDEARLAEAAEGLEQAKGFLRTLLGKRLRLRSVPQLRFARDTYLEDMVYARPEA, from the coding sequence ATGAAAGCCAAACCTACGCGCCGCTCGGCGCGCCTTGCCGACCAGATCGCCCGGGAAATGGCCACGGCCCTGGTCGAGGACGTGCAGGACCCCCGCCTCATGCTTGTCACCATAAGCGGCGTGGCCTTGAATGCCGACCTTTCCATCGCCCGGGTCTACTACACCCTAAGCGGCGACGAGGCCCGGCTGGCCGAAGCGGCCGAAGGCCTCGAGCAGGCCAAGGGATTCTTGCGCACGCTGCTTGGCAAGCGGTTGCGCCTGCGCTCCGTGCCCCAGCTGCGGTTTGCCCGCGACACCTATCTGGAGGACATGGTCTATGCCCGACCCGAGGCGTGA
- a CDS encoding DUF503 domain-containing protein, with translation MVVGVLTLQFTLHGNDSLKGKRRVAQSLKRKLRNKFNVAAAETAMQESWDTLVLAAVTVSSDAAHARGLLQKALNMVVATAEAELVDDDIDILFL, from the coding sequence ATGGTCGTAGGCGTGCTGACCCTCCAGTTCACGTTGCACGGCAACGATTCGCTCAAGGGCAAGCGCCGCGTGGCCCAAAGCCTCAAGCGCAAACTGCGCAACAAATTCAACGTGGCCGCCGCCGAGACGGCCATGCAGGAATCCTGGGACACCCTCGTTCTGGCCGCGGTGACCGTCTCCTCCGACGCAGCCCATGCCCGGGGTCTGCTCCAAAAAGCGCTCAACATGGTCGTGGCCACGGCCGAGGCCGAACTTGTCGATGACGACATCGATATACTTTTCCTGTAA